Proteins from a genomic interval of Verrucomicrobiota bacterium:
- the xerA gene encoding site-specific tyrosine recombinase/integron integrase, protein MEDAIDRFLLHLATERGLSENYQLGVRRVLERVAERSSERDWAAVSLRELTEYLSARRQGGLAASSLRLEVIALKIFFRWLAGRGEVPRDWGEDLQSPRGEKSLPETWNEQEVRRLLESIDLGRALGRRDRAILELLYASGLRVSELVGLRLERVDSENGVLRVTGKGNKTRLVPVGQRALQALQDYLSQERPHLVSPKSGAEVFLSHRGRRLTTQRIWQILRERAKGAGLEGKAYPHLLRHSFATHLLGNGADLRVIQEMLGHADIATTQIYTHVDQRRLKGVHERFHPRG, encoded by the coding sequence GTGGAGGATGCGATCGACCGATTCTTGCTGCATTTGGCGACCGAACGGGGGCTTTCGGAGAATTATCAACTCGGGGTGCGGCGGGTGTTGGAGCGGGTGGCGGAGCGGTCGAGCGAGCGGGATTGGGCGGCTGTCTCTCTGCGGGAGTTGACGGAGTATCTCAGCGCACGACGCCAGGGTGGCCTGGCGGCTTCGAGTCTTCGTCTGGAAGTCATTGCGCTGAAGATTTTTTTCCGTTGGCTGGCTGGGCGGGGTGAGGTGCCGCGTGATTGGGGGGAGGATTTGCAGTCGCCTCGGGGTGAGAAGTCCCTGCCGGAGACCTGGAATGAGCAGGAGGTGAGGCGGCTTTTGGAATCGATCGATCTCGGCCGGGCCCTTGGTCGGCGGGATCGGGCCATTTTGGAGCTGCTTTATGCCAGCGGTCTCCGGGTTTCGGAGCTGGTGGGCTTGCGCTTGGAACGGGTGGATTCCGAAAATGGGGTCTTGCGGGTGACCGGGAAGGGGAACAAGACCCGCTTGGTGCCCGTCGGGCAGCGCGCCCTGCAAGCCTTGCAAGACTACCTGAGCCAAGAACGCCCTCACTTGGTCAGCCCGAAGTCTGGGGCGGAGGTGTTTCTTTCCCACCGCGGGCGGAGGCTCACGACCCAGCGGATTTGGCAGATTCTCCGGGAACGAGCCAAGGGGGCCGGCCTGGAAGGCAAGGCCTACCCCCATTTGCTCCGACATAGTTTTGCGACCCATCTTTTAGGCAACGGGGCCGATTTGCGGGTCATCCAAGAGATGCTCGGCCATGCGGATATCGCCACGACCCAGATTTACACTCATGTGGACCAGCGACGTCTGAAAGGCGTGCATGAGCGTTTTCACCCGCGCGGGTAG
- the miaB gene encoding tRNA (N6-isopentenyl adenosine(37)-C2)-methylthiotransferase MiaB, which produces MPSVFIKTYGCQMNERDSEQVGQMFLERGYTLTGREDDADVILVNTCSVRDQAEQKAIGKMGMMGKHRRKRPHLVYGFMGCMAQSRGSELFGTIPHLDLVVGTQKYHRVFEHVDTIVKAREEQEMDDLRFAIADLDEEPGSQSTIRDHSLRPQQATAFVSIMQGCNMKCSFCIVPYTRGRERSRPIPEIVEECHRLASRGVREVTLLGQIVNLYGRTEFPTVAGKSPFVQLLEAVHEVPGIERIRFTSPHPIGYRDDLVAAFTYLPKLCSHIHFPMQSGSDRILQAMRRPYKQQKFIDICEKMKAARPELAITTDIIVGYPGETEEDYLATRACVEHLEFDNAFVFRYSKRRNTPAAEMEGQLSERVKEERNQDLLELVGRFAKRKNQALVGTTQEILVEGPSKTNAATLSGRTSQNKIVIVEGPSERLTGELLEVEIQESTGFTLYGDPVLHEVPALAGV; this is translated from the coding sequence ATGCCTTCCGTCTTCATCAAAACCTACGGCTGCCAGATGAACGAGCGGGACTCCGAGCAAGTCGGGCAGATGTTCTTGGAGCGGGGCTACACCCTGACCGGCCGGGAAGACGATGCCGATGTCATCCTCGTGAACACCTGCTCGGTGCGCGATCAAGCAGAGCAAAAAGCCATCGGGAAAATGGGCATGATGGGCAAGCACCGCCGCAAGCGCCCTCACCTCGTCTACGGCTTCATGGGCTGCATGGCCCAGTCGCGCGGGTCTGAACTCTTCGGGACCATTCCTCACCTCGACCTAGTGGTGGGGACCCAGAAATACCACCGCGTCTTCGAACATGTCGACACCATCGTGAAGGCGCGGGAGGAGCAGGAAATGGACGATCTCCGCTTCGCCATTGCTGATCTCGACGAAGAACCAGGCTCCCAATCCACCATTCGAGACCACTCGCTCCGGCCCCAGCAAGCCACCGCCTTCGTCAGCATCATGCAGGGCTGCAATATGAAGTGCTCCTTCTGCATCGTCCCCTACACCCGCGGCCGGGAGCGCAGCCGCCCCATCCCGGAAATCGTGGAAGAATGCCATCGTCTAGCCAGCCGAGGGGTGCGGGAGGTCACCTTACTGGGGCAAATCGTCAATCTCTACGGGCGGACCGAGTTTCCCACAGTCGCTGGCAAGTCCCCGTTTGTGCAACTCCTCGAGGCCGTGCACGAAGTCCCGGGAATCGAGCGCATCCGCTTCACCAGCCCCCATCCCATTGGCTACCGAGACGACCTGGTGGCCGCCTTCACCTACCTGCCGAAGCTCTGCAGCCACATCCATTTTCCGATGCAGAGCGGAAGTGATCGCATCCTCCAAGCCATGCGGCGGCCTTACAAGCAGCAGAAGTTCATCGACATCTGCGAAAAAATGAAGGCCGCGCGCCCTGAGCTCGCCATCACCACCGATATCATCGTCGGCTACCCGGGCGAAACCGAAGAGGACTACCTCGCGACCCGCGCCTGCGTCGAGCATCTCGAGTTCGATAACGCCTTCGTCTTCCGCTACTCCAAGCGAAGGAACACCCCGGCCGCCGAAATGGAGGGCCAGCTGTCCGAGCGCGTCAAAGAAGAGCGCAATCAGGACCTGCTCGAGCTGGTGGGTCGCTTCGCCAAGCGCAAGAACCAAGCCCTCGTCGGCACCACCCAGGAAATCCTGGTGGAGGGCCCCAGCAAAACGAACGCCGCCACCCTTAGCGGGCGAACCAGCCAAAACAAAATCGTGATCGTGGAAGGACCCTCCGAGCGCCTCACGGGCGAACTCCTGGAGGTCGAAATCCAGGAAAGCACCGGATTCACCCTTTACGGCGACCCCGTCCTGCACGAAGTCCCCGCCCTAGCGGGAGTCTAG
- a CDS encoding TonB-dependent receptor, translating into MKRITLLALGLSAGPLVAEDSLPPVVAIAQRVTEIRPALAEWSRPEISEFAPRSLDELLATDPAFSLFRRQNATFANPTTTGLSLRRTGATATSRTLVLRDGLPQNDPFGGWVPWLRYQPSSLESVRILPSSESAAWGNLSPAGVVHLTSRPVLQPELLVQGGGGQQASGKVGLTSHHLSPDGRTGLSFHLSHFRSDGFQDLDPTQRGPLDEPLDLTANVAELRLRTQLEPRWTLETQLAWFEEERGNGTPLSGNRTQALDLSLRLTHQGRDSLTQALLYLQERAFQAAFTAVDEARESERLALDQFDVPSRSAGGAWSHRRPLGEALTLTHGLDLRWIEGETNEVAGTFRQRRAGGEQSFFGLFGTLRWDPSPETSVATSLRVDRWGFHRGIREESVPSTGRSLRSEQFPDREGYEPSFSLALDQQLAGDWQGRLALGTSYRAPTLNELYRPFRVQNDITEANPELDPERFFTLEAGLDWQASDPLQFSLEVFHHWIDQAIANVPVTEGADLSRLFGTLPAGGSGAQRQNVEQATVWGAQVGADWQLHPLWQLSVNALWSQTEFSDSPRQPLLEGRPFPQSPEWQAHSQIEFRPRESLRFFFGIEYTSRAFDDALATRALSSYWTARLGAGWQASDHLTLRLRIENLFDEAIPTGESSNGLRRLGQPRSAWVSADYLF; encoded by the coding sequence TTGAAAAGAATCACGCTCCTTGCGCTCGGGCTCTCGGCTGGGCCCCTGGTGGCGGAAGACTCCCTGCCGCCCGTGGTGGCGATCGCGCAGCGGGTCACAGAAATCCGCCCGGCCCTGGCGGAATGGAGCCGTCCGGAGATCTCGGAATTCGCCCCCCGTTCCCTGGATGAACTCTTGGCGACCGACCCGGCTTTCTCGCTTTTCCGGCGACAAAACGCCACCTTCGCCAACCCCACCACCACCGGGCTCAGCCTGCGTCGGACCGGGGCCACCGCCACCTCCCGCACCCTCGTCCTCCGCGATGGCCTTCCCCAAAATGACCCCTTCGGCGGCTGGGTCCCTTGGCTGCGCTACCAGCCCAGTAGCCTAGAGTCCGTCCGGATTCTCCCCTCCAGCGAATCGGCCGCTTGGGGAAACCTCAGTCCGGCGGGCGTGGTTCATCTCACCAGTCGCCCCGTCCTCCAGCCCGAGCTGCTCGTCCAAGGAGGCGGCGGGCAACAGGCTTCCGGAAAAGTCGGCCTCACCAGCCACCATCTCTCTCCCGATGGCCGGACCGGTCTCTCTTTTCATCTCTCTCATTTCCGGAGCGATGGCTTTCAGGACCTCGACCCCACCCAACGCGGTCCCCTCGACGAACCGCTCGACCTGACCGCCAACGTGGCCGAACTCCGCCTTCGCACCCAACTCGAGCCGCGGTGGACCCTAGAAACCCAGCTCGCTTGGTTCGAGGAAGAGCGCGGCAACGGCACCCCGCTCAGCGGCAATCGCACGCAAGCGCTCGATCTTTCCCTCCGCCTCACTCACCAAGGCCGGGACAGCCTCACGCAAGCGCTCTTGTATTTGCAAGAGCGAGCCTTCCAAGCCGCATTCACAGCCGTCGATGAGGCCCGCGAAAGCGAACGGCTGGCGCTTGACCAGTTCGATGTCCCCAGCCGCAGTGCGGGCGGCGCTTGGAGCCATCGGCGGCCGCTGGGCGAGGCGCTCACTCTGACCCACGGCCTCGACCTCCGCTGGATCGAAGGGGAGACCAACGAAGTAGCCGGCACCTTTCGCCAACGCCGCGCTGGCGGGGAGCAGTCATTCTTCGGCCTCTTTGGTACCCTCCGCTGGGACCCCTCTCCCGAGACGAGCGTGGCCACCAGTCTGCGAGTGGATCGATGGGGCTTCCACCGAGGGATCCGAGAAGAAAGCGTTCCCTCCACTGGCCGATCGCTCCGCTCCGAACAATTTCCTGATCGAGAGGGCTACGAACCCTCCTTCAGCCTGGCCTTGGATCAGCAGCTGGCCGGCGACTGGCAAGGCCGACTCGCGCTGGGAACGAGCTACCGCGCCCCCACCTTGAATGAACTCTATCGCCCCTTTCGCGTGCAAAATGACATCACCGAGGCCAATCCCGAGCTGGATCCCGAACGATTTTTCACCCTCGAGGCCGGCCTCGATTGGCAGGCGAGCGACCCCCTCCAGTTCTCGCTGGAAGTCTTTCATCACTGGATCGACCAGGCCATCGCCAACGTTCCCGTAACCGAAGGCGCCGACCTCTCCCGCCTCTTCGGAACGCTGCCCGCCGGCGGGAGCGGGGCCCAGCGCCAAAACGTCGAGCAGGCCACGGTTTGGGGAGCCCAAGTGGGGGCCGACTGGCAACTCCACCCCCTCTGGCAGCTCAGCGTGAACGCTCTTTGGAGCCAGACGGAATTCTCGGACTCTCCCCGGCAACCGCTCCTGGAAGGCCGTCCCTTTCCGCAAAGCCCGGAATGGCAGGCCCACAGCCAGATCGAATTTCGCCCCCGCGAATCGCTGCGGTTTTTCTTCGGGATCGAGTATACCTCCCGGGCCTTTGACGATGCCTTGGCCACCCGGGCGCTCTCCTCCTACTGGACCGCTCGGCTGGGTGCGGGCTGGCAAGCGAGCGATCACCTGACGCTCCGCCTCCGGATCGAAAACCTCTTTGACGAAGCCATCCCGACCGGGGAATCCAGCAATGGTCTCCGCCGCTTGGGACAGCCCCGCAGCGCTTGGGTGAGCGCCGACTACCTATTTTGA
- a CDS encoding glycosyltransferase family 9 protein, translating to MGRILILRGGAVGDFLLTLPALRTIKKALPEVRLEIIGYPAIAEVALATGIADAIRPIERASMAALFTPGAAVEQELVDYLRSFQIVISYLDDPLQVFASNLERLDIGTFVQGPSKIDETLQPPLHAVHQLSQPMQRFALFLEEEAPLLSFPETTSSGKLAERIRQQPTLAFHPGSGSPRKNWPLAHWKDLLEKFLESHPGWQLLQITGETELERRPELESAFTHLPRLQADCLPLPSLGHLLAHSQHYLGHDTGVSHLAALAGVSSTLLFGPSHPEVWQPPHRSCHVLPSPGQDLKNLKPEIVFEVLSKDISS from the coding sequence ATGGGACGCATTCTCATACTGCGGGGAGGCGCAGTCGGCGATTTTCTTCTGACCCTGCCCGCTCTCCGCACCATCAAAAAGGCCCTGCCCGAGGTCCGCTTGGAAATCATCGGCTACCCGGCCATCGCGGAAGTGGCCCTGGCCACCGGCATCGCAGACGCCATCCGCCCCATTGAGCGCGCCAGCATGGCGGCTCTCTTCACCCCGGGGGCCGCGGTGGAGCAAGAGCTAGTCGACTACCTCCGCAGCTTCCAGATCGTCATCAGCTACCTGGATGATCCCCTACAAGTCTTTGCCTCCAACTTGGAGCGACTCGACATCGGCACCTTCGTCCAGGGGCCTTCCAAGATCGACGAAACACTCCAGCCCCCTCTCCACGCGGTGCACCAACTCAGCCAACCGATGCAACGCTTCGCGCTCTTCCTGGAGGAGGAAGCCCCCCTCCTGTCTTTCCCGGAAACCACCTCCTCAGGCAAACTGGCCGAACGAATCCGCCAACAGCCCACCCTCGCCTTTCACCCCGGCAGCGGGAGCCCTCGCAAGAATTGGCCGCTGGCCCATTGGAAGGACCTGCTTGAAAAATTCCTCGAAAGCCACCCCGGCTGGCAGCTTCTCCAAATCACGGGCGAAACCGAACTCGAACGTCGGCCAGAACTGGAGAGCGCCTTCACGCACCTGCCCCGCCTGCAAGCGGACTGCCTCCCCCTTCCCAGCCTCGGGCATCTCCTCGCTCACAGCCAGCATTACCTCGGCCATGACACGGGCGTCTCCCACCTCGCGGCCTTAGCGGGCGTCTCCTCCACCCTGCTCTTCGGTCCCAGCCATCCCGAAGTCTGGCAACCCCCTCACCGCTCCTGCCACGTTCTCCCCAGCCCGGGGCAGGATCTCAAAAACCTCAAGCCAGAGATCGTATTCGAAGTGCTCTCAAAGGACATCTCGAGCTAG
- the lpxD gene encoding UDP-3-O-(3-hydroxymyristoyl)glucosamine N-acyltransferase, with the protein MKLSIGELADLVKGAVAASDRSKVLTGFSSLSEASEGDVSFLGNEKYLADFKATQATAVLVPEGYGLVAEHTALITVGNPSAAFGELVKQFGPARREFHPGVHASAAVADSAVLDRESVSIGANAVVGEGAEIGGGSTVGAGAYIGRECRLGRDCWIHPNVTIADGCVLGDRVSIHSGTVIGSDGFGYEQVDGKHVKIDQVGIVQIDDDVEIGAGTTVDRARFGKTWIQEGVKIDNQCQIAHNVVIGKHSLLVAQVGIAGSTQIGKHVIFAAQTGAAGHLKIGDQAVIMARGGVIKDLPGGQHYMGFPAVPERDAKKETIALRRLPQLQKRVKELESRLSELGEGG; encoded by the coding sequence TTGAAGCTTTCCATCGGGGAACTCGCGGATCTCGTCAAAGGCGCGGTCGCTGCCAGTGATCGCTCGAAAGTGCTGACAGGATTTTCGTCCCTCTCCGAAGCATCGGAGGGGGACGTTTCCTTTTTGGGCAATGAGAAATACCTCGCCGATTTCAAGGCGACGCAGGCCACGGCGGTTCTCGTCCCCGAGGGCTATGGCCTGGTGGCCGAGCACACCGCGTTGATCACGGTGGGAAATCCGTCGGCCGCCTTCGGGGAACTGGTGAAGCAGTTTGGCCCGGCTCGGAGGGAGTTTCATCCCGGGGTGCACGCGAGCGCGGCCGTGGCCGATTCCGCGGTTCTGGATCGCGAAAGCGTCTCCATCGGCGCGAACGCGGTCGTGGGAGAGGGAGCCGAAATCGGGGGAGGATCCACCGTGGGGGCCGGGGCCTACATCGGGCGAGAATGCCGCCTCGGCCGGGATTGCTGGATTCACCCCAATGTCACGATCGCGGATGGGTGTGTCTTGGGCGATCGCGTGAGCATCCACAGTGGGACGGTCATTGGCTCGGACGGCTTTGGCTATGAGCAGGTCGATGGCAAGCACGTCAAGATCGATCAAGTGGGCATCGTCCAGATTGATGACGACGTGGAGATCGGGGCCGGGACCACGGTGGACCGGGCTCGCTTTGGCAAAACCTGGATTCAGGAGGGGGTCAAAATCGATAACCAGTGCCAGATCGCCCACAATGTGGTCATCGGGAAACACAGCCTCTTGGTGGCCCAAGTCGGCATCGCCGGGAGCACCCAGATTGGAAAGCATGTCATCTTTGCCGCCCAGACGGGAGCGGCGGGACACCTCAAAATTGGGGACCAAGCCGTCATCATGGCCCGTGGAGGAGTCATCAAGGACTTGCCGGGAGGGCAACACTACATGGGGTTTCCGGCCGTGCCTGAGCGCGATGCCAAAAAGGAAACGATCGCGCTGAGACGACTCCCCCAGCTCCAAAAAAGAGTCAAGGAGCTGGAATCACGACTGAGTGAGCTGGGAGAGGGGGGTTGA
- a CDS encoding OmpH family outer membrane protein, producing MKLSHSLAALAISLGFGWPASLQAAEDMKIGIVDMQSIFSQFYRTQEAETDVNEQRSVIKKEVDERRARQRELIQKAENLKKLIDEPSTTEDFRKAKFQEYNGLLNELRALEKETQEYIVRKQRQIADSSQRTVKGIFEEISELVESVAKEDGYDLVFDKSGLSQNRIPFLLYSKDAVDFSQKIVDKLNADAPEDFDASAEVDVPVPAVEGE from the coding sequence ATGAAATTATCCCACTCCCTCGCGGCTTTGGCCATCTCGCTCGGCTTTGGCTGGCCCGCCTCCCTCCAGGCGGCTGAAGACATGAAGATCGGCATCGTCGATATGCAGTCGATTTTCAGCCAATTCTATCGCACCCAAGAAGCGGAAACCGACGTCAATGAACAACGCTCCGTCATCAAAAAAGAGGTGGATGAGCGCCGGGCCCGCCAGCGGGAGCTGATTCAAAAAGCGGAAAACCTCAAGAAGCTGATCGACGAGCCCTCCACCACGGAAGACTTCCGGAAAGCCAAGTTCCAGGAATACAACGGTCTGCTCAATGAGTTGCGGGCTCTCGAGAAGGAGACCCAGGAATACATCGTGCGCAAGCAGCGCCAAATCGCGGATTCCTCCCAGCGAACTGTGAAAGGCATCTTCGAGGAGATCTCCGAGTTGGTCGAAAGCGTGGCCAAGGAAGATGGTTATGACCTGGTTTTCGACAAATCGGGCCTGAGCCAAAACCGCATTCCCTTCCTGCTTTACAGCAAAGACGCGGTCGATTTTTCCCAGAAGATTGTGGACAAGCTGAACGCGGACGCGCCGGAGGACTTTGACGCTTCGGCCGAAGTGGACGTCCCCGTCCCGGCCGTCGAAGGCGAGTAA
- the bamA gene encoding outer membrane protein assembly factor BamA has product MNQAPRFASPLFGLLLAFFAGLSVTAQAQEEQIVREIEIEYDGPKTIAEQRIRALLATKVGQPYSNESVEQDIRNLLGSGDVENARVLAQPLADGLKLIIVVSTRAGLGDIDFIGNSKFSNKRLLREVDLEVGDPVSELKLVEARDKIQQMYFNDGFPDVVIDYRVEQMDAEGLSRLVFTIDEGDKTIVDEIRFNGNTVFSDGELRDVMQTSERGLLSFITRSGVIDNAELENDIDRIEEAYQNAGYLKAEVTEFERVRVSRKKVDLEVTIFEGEKFDVAAIEFTGMQVFTEEEIRPALTLLAGDAYSAAKLSADVGLIQDYYGSRGYADVRVDPVIRDAGPQLLRIIYEISEGGVSYVGKVNIEGNTKTKDKVLRREVSLLPGDILNAVELRTSKNRLENLDYFSEVEVFPSATGATNYKDINVIVNEKNTGKVSFQVALNSIESIFGDVSVSQTNFDITNWPSFTGGGQRFDAALRYGTERRDFSIGLTEPWFLGQKLSVGGEAYFRDKFFLSDRFDQREIGVNFTVRKPIDGFSFVSATYTVQQISLDDFDSSASPELRAEEGDFFQNRLGLNYVRDSRDDLLTPRRGSRVQLGTEVSGLGDVETYGFSAEAIKFYNLRWDTILSLQGDLRIKDGWGDDPPIFERLFLGGQRTMRGFDFRDVGPKDSTGEPLGGGTALFASAEYTFPIIQAVRGAVFYDVGFVNTDSYDFDTGDYNSNYGIGLRLQLPFFGPVSLNYGIPIEADEFNDSDGRFSFAFGF; this is encoded by the coding sequence ATGAATCAAGCTCCCCGCTTTGCTTCGCCCCTTTTTGGCCTGCTTTTGGCGTTTTTTGCCGGGCTTTCTGTGACCGCCCAGGCCCAGGAAGAGCAAATCGTGCGTGAGATCGAGATCGAGTATGACGGTCCCAAAACCATCGCCGAGCAAAGGATTCGCGCCCTCCTGGCCACCAAGGTGGGACAGCCCTATTCCAACGAAAGCGTCGAGCAGGACATTCGCAATCTGCTCGGGAGCGGTGACGTGGAAAACGCGCGCGTCCTGGCGCAGCCTCTGGCCGACGGCCTCAAGCTCATCATCGTGGTCTCGACCCGGGCCGGTTTGGGAGACATCGATTTCATCGGCAATTCCAAATTCAGCAACAAGCGCTTGCTCAGGGAAGTGGACCTGGAGGTGGGGGACCCGGTCAGTGAGCTGAAGTTGGTGGAAGCGCGGGACAAGATCCAGCAAATGTATTTCAATGACGGTTTCCCGGACGTCGTCATCGACTACCGCGTGGAGCAAATGGATGCCGAAGGGCTCTCCCGCTTGGTCTTCACGATCGATGAGGGAGACAAGACCATCGTCGATGAAATCCGCTTCAATGGAAACACCGTTTTCTCTGACGGCGAGCTTCGTGATGTCATGCAGACGAGCGAGCGGGGCCTCTTGTCTTTTATCACCCGCAGCGGCGTCATCGACAATGCGGAGCTGGAGAATGACATCGACCGCATCGAGGAGGCCTATCAAAACGCGGGCTACCTGAAGGCCGAGGTGACGGAGTTTGAGCGGGTGCGAGTCAGCCGCAAGAAGGTCGATCTCGAGGTCACCATTTTCGAAGGGGAGAAGTTTGACGTGGCCGCCATCGAGTTCACGGGCATGCAGGTCTTCACCGAGGAAGAGATTCGTCCCGCTCTCACCCTCCTGGCAGGAGATGCCTACTCGGCCGCCAAGCTTTCCGCCGATGTCGGCCTCATCCAGGATTACTATGGCAGCCGCGGCTATGCCGATGTGCGGGTCGACCCGGTCATCCGGGATGCGGGTCCGCAGCTCCTGCGAATCATTTATGAAATCAGCGAGGGGGGCGTGTCCTACGTGGGCAAGGTGAACATCGAGGGCAACACCAAGACTAAGGACAAGGTCCTGCGGCGCGAGGTTTCCCTTTTGCCAGGCGATATCCTGAACGCGGTCGAACTTCGGACCTCCAAAAACCGCTTGGAGAACCTCGACTACTTCTCCGAGGTGGAAGTGTTTCCCTCCGCCACCGGCGCCACCAACTACAAAGACATCAACGTCATCGTGAACGAGAAGAACACGGGGAAGGTCAGCTTCCAAGTGGCCCTCAACTCGATTGAGTCGATCTTCGGGGATGTCAGCGTTAGCCAGACCAATTTCGATATCACCAATTGGCCGAGCTTCACCGGGGGCGGCCAGCGCTTTGATGCGGCCCTCCGTTACGGAACCGAGCGCCGGGACTTCTCCATCGGCTTGACCGAGCCCTGGTTCTTGGGTCAGAAGCTTTCGGTGGGAGGCGAGGCCTACTTCCGGGACAAGTTCTTCCTATCGGATCGGTTCGATCAGCGGGAAATCGGGGTCAACTTCACGGTCCGCAAACCGATCGATGGCTTTTCCTTTGTTTCCGCGACCTACACTGTCCAGCAAATCAGCCTCGACGATTTTGATTCCTCCGCTTCCCCTGAGCTCCGGGCCGAAGAAGGGGATTTTTTCCAAAATCGGCTTGGGCTCAACTACGTCAGGGACAGTCGGGATGACCTCTTGACGCCGCGCCGTGGTTCGCGCGTCCAGTTGGGGACGGAGGTCTCGGGCTTGGGAGATGTCGAGACCTACGGGTTTTCCGCCGAAGCCATCAAATTCTACAATCTGCGCTGGGACACGATCCTCAGCCTCCAGGGAGATCTCCGCATCAAAGACGGCTGGGGAGATGATCCCCCGATCTTCGAGCGTCTCTTCTTGGGCGGTCAGCGGACGATGCGCGGCTTTGATTTCCGGGACGTCGGTCCGAAAGACTCCACGGGCGAGCCGCTCGGTGGGGGGACGGCCCTCTTTGCCTCGGCTGAATACACTTTCCCGATCATTCAAGCGGTCCGCGGCGCTGTCTTCTATGATGTCGGCTTCGTAAACACCGATTCCTATGACTTTGACACCGGTGATTACAATTCGAACTACGGGATCGGCCTCCGGCTTCAGCTCCCTTTCTTCGGCCCGGTGTCACTCAACTACGGGATCCCGATCGAGGCGGACGAGTTCAATGACTCGGATGGTCGCTTCAGCTTCGCTTTTGGTTTCTGA
- the ruvB gene encoding Holliday junction branch migration DNA helicase RuvB, whose translation MVSGDAVSTNFYQDATTAPRSELDASLRPPDFSEFAGQEKVVERLMLMVEAARQRADVLAHILLSGPPGLGKTTLANILAQAMEAKIHTTSGPQIEKAGDLAGILTNLEEGDVLFIDEIHRLHPTVEEYLYPAMEDFRLDIVIDQGPNARSLQLSLPKFTLLGATTRSGLLTAPLRSRFGLLNRLDYYSVETLQKIITRSAQLLQIAIEPEGAREIAARSRGTPRVANSLLRWTRDFAQVRADGRIDRPVADQALTMIEIDADGLDEMDKRLLEALIVKFQGGPVGLNSLAVAVSEDAATLEEVNEPYLIMRGYCQRTPRGRVALPAAYQKLGLPVTPSSQADLL comes from the coding sequence ATGGTGTCGGGCGACGCCGTGAGCACAAACTTTTACCAAGACGCCACCACCGCGCCCCGCTCGGAGCTGGATGCCTCGCTGCGGCCGCCGGACTTTTCCGAGTTCGCCGGTCAGGAGAAGGTGGTCGAGCGGCTCATGCTCATGGTGGAGGCCGCCCGCCAACGCGCCGACGTCCTGGCTCACATTCTTTTGAGCGGCCCTCCCGGACTCGGCAAGACCACCCTCGCCAACATCCTGGCCCAGGCCATGGAGGCCAAAATCCACACCACGAGCGGGCCGCAGATCGAAAAAGCGGGCGACCTCGCCGGCATTCTCACCAATTTGGAAGAAGGCGATGTCCTCTTCATCGATGAGATCCATCGCCTCCATCCCACGGTCGAGGAATACCTCTACCCAGCCATGGAAGACTTCCGACTGGACATCGTCATCGACCAAGGGCCCAACGCCCGCAGTCTCCAGCTCTCCCTCCCCAAGTTCACCCTCCTGGGCGCCACCACGCGAAGCGGCCTTCTGACCGCGCCGCTGCGCTCCCGCTTTGGCCTGCTCAATCGGCTGGACTACTACTCGGTGGAAACGCTCCAGAAAATCATCACTCGCTCCGCTCAGCTCCTGCAAATCGCCATCGAGCCAGAAGGCGCCCGGGAAATCGCTGCCCGATCCCGCGGCACCCCACGAGTGGCCAACTCTCTCCTTCGTTGGACGCGGGACTTTGCCCAAGTGCGGGCCGATGGACGGATCGATCGCCCGGTGGCCGACCAGGCCCTCACCATGATCGAGATCGATGCCGATGGCCTCGACGAAATGGACAAGCGCCTCCTCGAAGCGCTCATCGTGAAATTCCAGGGCGGGCCCGTCGGCCTCAACTCCCTCGCGGTGGCCGTCTCCGAAGACGCCGCCACCCTGGAAGAAGTCAATGAGCCCTACCTCATCATGCGGGGCTACTGCCAGCGCACGCCCCGCGGGCGCGTGGCTCTCCCCGCAGCCTACCAAAAACTGGGTCTGCCCGTCACCCCTTCCTCCCAAGCCGACTTGCTATGA